One window of the Cardiocondyla obscurior isolate alpha-2009 linkage group LG05, Cobs3.1, whole genome shotgun sequence genome contains the following:
- the LOC139102912 gene encoding chymotrypsin-2-like, whose amino-acid sequence MFSITGVIIIYLTYCNAHDLPNTQISGGTDAADGRYPYQVSLKHVGRNDHFCSGTILSKRYVITAANCLESLHNATDVFVDAGSNNLYSSTRVTYSAEALIIHPNYNSTLGINDIGLIRLTKDITFNKIIKSINLIPFDQTFDKELDFIVTGWGKFSMNGQMSDRLREIHVKEFSQELCHQLYKNITNNHICSRQAIGKGICDGDIGSALTYDNELIGIASFNAIPCGNGYPDVFTRVLPYKPWINSYINAGSNQRLNIFFVLFVIYLCIYSFL is encoded by the exons ATGTTTTCCATCACTGGtgtcattattatatatttaacatattgtAATGCACATG ATTTGCCAAACACACAAATTTCTGGTGGCACAGATGCTGCAGATGGCAGATATCCTTATCAAGTGTCACTGAAGCATGTCGGACGTAATGACCATTTTTGCTCTGGGACCATTCTTAGTAAAAGATATGTTATTACCGCAGCAAATTGCTTAGAAAG tcTACATAACGCAACCGATGTTTTCGTTGATGCTGGAAGTAACAATCTTTATTCTTCGACACGAGTTACATACAGTGCAGAAGCCCTAATAATACATCCTAATTACAACTCGACACTAGGCATTAATGATATTGGTTTAATTAGGCTAACAAAGGATATTacattcaataaaattatcaaatcgATAAACTTAATACCTTTCGATCAAACTTTTGACAAGGAACTTGATTTCATAGTCACTGGTTGGGGAAAGTTTTCG atgAATGGCCAGATGTCGGATCGCCTGCGAGAAATTCACGTCAAGGAATTTTCTCAAGAACTGTGTCATCAATTGTACAAAAACATCACCAATAATCACATATGTAGTCGACAAGCGATTGGTAAAGGAATATGCGAT GGTGACATCGGTAGTGCACTTACTTACGACAATGAGCTGATCGGCATTGCATCCTTTAATGCTATTCCATGCGGCAATGGCTATCCAGATGTGTTCACTAGGGTACTCCCTTACAAACCGTGGATCAACAGTTATATTAATGCAGGAAGCAATCAACGATTAAATATCTTCTTTGTACTTTTTGtgatatatttatgtatatattcatttttgtag
- the LOC139102816 gene encoding chymotrypsin-2-like: MSSIRFFIIACLICYSANGLPDTQIVGGDEAEEGKYPYVVSIKDLFQNHFCGGAIVSEKYVITAAHCAEYIIYFPSLYQIGAGSNSLTSQTIHMKIDDIIIHKGYVPFQFINDIAVIKLRSKISFARNVQKIDIMSEDIDFTKKNLMVTGWGWDAINGTVSKNLRNVTLSEISTSQCRNIYGDNISNQHICTFSAYNKGVCLFDSGGALTYKDKLVGIVSHGVSCAVGQPDVFTRVFYFKSWLDPYINAGNADNAGNAEFT; encoded by the exons ATGTCTTCTATCAGGTTTTTCATAATTGCATGTCTAATATGTTATAGTGCCAATG GTTTGCCAGACACGCAAATCGTCGGCGGTGATGAAGCTGAGGAAGGCAAATATCCTTATGTAGTATCTATAAAAGACTTGTTTCAAAACCATTTTTGCGGTGGAGCTATTGTTAgcgaaaaatatgttattacCGCGGCGCACTGTGCCGAATATAT tatatattttcCATCTTTATATCAAATCGGTGCTGGAAGTAATAGCCTTACTTCTCAAACAATCCATATGAAGATAGATGacataataatacataaaggTTACGTGCCGTTCCAATTCATTAATGATATTGCTGTAATTAAACTACGCTCAAAAATTTCCTTCGCGAGAAACGTCCAAAAGATAGACATAATGTCTGAAGACATAGACTTTACCAAGAAGAATTTAATGGTCACAGGTTGGGGATGGGACGCA ATTAATGGCACAGTGTCCAAAAATTTGCGAAATGTTACGTTATCGGAAATTTCTACATCGCAGTGTAGAAACATATATGGAGACAATATCAGCAATCAACATATATGCACTTTTTCAGCATATAATAAAGGAGTGTGCCTT TTTGATTCAGGTGGAGCGCTTACTTATAAAGACAAACTCGTTGGCATCGTATCTCATGGTGTATCATGCGCCGTTGGTCAGCCGGATGTATTTACcagagtattttattttaaatcgtgGCTCGATCCTTACATTAATGCAGGTAATGCAGATAATGCAGGTAATGCAG aatttactTAA
- the LOC139102913 gene encoding chymotrypsin-2-like: MSSIRFFIIACLICYSANGLPHTQIVGGDEAAEGEYPYVVSIKDLFQNHFCGGAIVSEKYVITAAHCLEKITDPSSIRIGAGSNRLIFQTNQYKAEAIIIHKGYVPGKFINDIALIKLNTKFNFARNIQKIDVMSEDADFTNKYLMVTGWGWVANNGTMPKNLQNVTLSGISTEQCRYIYGDYISNQHICTLLAPNKGVCFGDSGGALTYKDKLVGIVSHGVPCAVGQPDVFTRVFYFKSWLDPYINAGSNQQLNIFLGIIMTFLCTYSIL, translated from the exons ATGTCTTCTATCAGGTTCTTCATAATTGCATGTCTAATATGTTATAGTGCCAATG GTTTGCCACACACGCAAATCGTCGGCGGTGATGAAGCTGCAGAAGGCGAATATCCTTATGTAGTATCTATAAAAGACTTGTTTCAAAACCATTTTTGCGGTGGAGCTATTGTTAgcgaaaaatatgttattacCGCGGCGCACTGTTTAGAAAA AATAACGGATCCATCTTCTATTCGTATCGGTGCTGGAAGTAACAGActaatttttcaaacaaaccAGTACAAAGCAGAAGccataataatacataaaggTTACGTGCCGGGCAAATTCATTAATGATAttgctttaattaaactaaacaCAAAATTCAACTTCGCGAGAAACATCCAAAAGATAGACGTAATGTCTGAAGACGCAGACTTTACCAATAAGTATTTAATGGTCACAGGTTGGGGATGGGTCGCG aaTAATGGCACAATGCccaaaaatttgcaaaatgttACGTTATCGGGAATTTCTACAGAGCaatgtagatatatatatggaGACTATATCAGCAATCAACATATATGCACTCTTTTAGCACCTAATAAAGGAGTGTGCTTT GGTGATTCAGGTGGAGCGCTTACTTATAAAGACAAACTCGTTGGCATCGTATCTCATGGTGTACCATGCGCCGTTGGTCAGCCGGATGTATTTACcagagtattttattttaaatcgtgGCTCGATCCTTACATTAATGCAGGTAGTAATCagcaattaaacattttcctCGGAATTATTATGacatttttatgtacatattcaattttataa